Proteins found in one Salvia splendens isolate huo1 chromosome 10, SspV2, whole genome shotgun sequence genomic segment:
- the LOC121752314 gene encoding probable transcription factor At1g61730, whose amino-acid sequence MAKSREPVKPVEESDSSDEGSSSEEESDADLDPTPPQNKPQPQIPAAKPSQPLPPPSSSDEDDSGSDTESESDAPEVRPLAAKPVEETPKSNRKAKSNPTADPVTPGKSAAASKRPAEDTASKDAKKPKKSPAAEPETAEKKSNMFQRLWSEEDEIVILEGMIEFQNKFKVDPLANLDQYHDFIKKSLQTDFTDFTRTQLQDKIRRLKRKYVKSREKDGKDKVFSKPQEQMAYDLSKAIWGNEDKGVVKVMGSPRANGSVVRRAVGKKDADDVKSKEVEKKMTSLNRCGATMEERLCIYGEAAFGSGDVENEWNKLKVEELKVYLKQLEVKVAQTKLVLAAMEGKDQ is encoded by the coding sequence ATGGCTAAAAGCCGTGAACCCGTGAAGCCAGTTGAGGAATCCGATTCCAGCGACGAAGGAAGCTCCTCCGAGGAGGAATCCGACGCCGATCTCGACCCCACCCCTCCCCAAAATAAGCCACAGCCTCAGATTCCCGCCGCCAAACCCTCGCAGCCGCTGCCTCCCCCTTCCTCCTCCGACGAAGACGACTCCGGATCTGATACGGAGTCTGAGTCCGACGCTCCGGAAGTCAGGCCACTCGCCGCGAAGCCAGTTGAAGAGACTCCGAAATCAAACAGGAAGGCCAAATCCAATCCCACCGCGGATCCCGTCACTCCGGGGAAATCCGCCGCCGCTTCGAAACGCCCCGCTGAGGACACGGCCAGTAAGGATGCAAAGAAGCCGAAGAAGAGCCCTGCCGCCGAGCCGGAGACGGCGGAGAAAAAGTCGAATATGTTCCAGAGGCTGTGGAGCGAGGAGGACGAGATCGTGATTTTGGAAGGGATGATAGAGTTCCAGAACAAGTTCAAAGTCGATCCGTTGGCGAATCTGGATCAATATCACGATTTTATCAAGAAGAGTCTACAAACAGATTTCACAGATTTCACCAGGACGCAGCTGCAGGATAAGATAAGGCGGCTGAAGAGAAAGTACGTGAAGAGCAGGGAGAAGGACGGCAAGGATAAGGTCTTTTCGAAGCCACAGGAGCAAATGGCTTATGATCTCTCTAAAGCGATTTGGGGAAATGAGGATAAGGGGGTTGTGAAGGTGATGGGGAGTCCGAGAGCGAATGGGAGTGTGGTCAGGAGAGCCGTTGGAAAGAAGGATGCTGATGATGTGAAGAGTAAGGAGGTCGAGAAGAAGATGACGAGCCTGAATCGGTGTGGGGCGACAATGGAGGAAAGGCTTTGCATCTACGGGGAAGCGGCTTTTGGATCAGGGGATGTTGAAAATGAATGGAACAAGCTCAAGGTGGAAGAGCTCAAGGTTTACCTCAAACAGTTGGAGGTCAAAGTAGCACAAACCAAGCTTGTGTTGGCAGCCATGGAGGGGAAGGATCAGTAA
- the LOC121750388 gene encoding chlorophyll a-b binding protein 4, chloroplastic-like, whose translation MAAATTQASIAIFRPCSSKTRFLTGSSEKLNREVSIRPAVSSYISSLKVEAKKGEWLPGLPSPTYLDGSLAGDNGFDPLGLAEDPENLRWFVQAELVNGRWAMLGVAGMLLPEVLTSAGLINVPKWYDAGKAEYFASSSTLFVIEFILFHYVEIRRWQDIKNPGSVNQDPIFKSYSLPPNEVGYPGGIFNPLNFAPTVEAKEKEVANGRLAMLAFLGFIIQHNVTGKGPFDNLLQHLSDPWHNTIIQTFN comes from the exons ATGGCCGCTGCCACTACACAAGCCTCCATCGCCATTTTCCGGCCGTGCTCATCCAAAACCCGATTCTTAACCGGTTCGTCTGAAAAATTGAACCGGGAAGTCTCAATTAGGCCAGCGGTCTCATCCTACATCTCATCACTCAAGGTTGAAGCCAAGAAAGGCGAATGGCTACCCGGATTGCCCTCTCCAACCTATCTCGATGGCAG TCTAGCAGGAGACAACGGGTTTGACCCGTTGGGACTCGCCGAGGACCCAGAGAACCTTCGTTGGTTTGTCCAGGCTGAGCTTGTTAACGGACGGTGGGCCATGCTCGGGGTAGCAGGAATGCTGCTCCCGGAAGTCCTGACCTCGGCCGGGCTCATCAACGTCCCGAAGTGGTACGATGCTGGGAAGGCCGAGTATTTCGCCTCATCATCAACGCTCTTCGTGATCGAGTTCATCCTTTTCCACTACGTCGAGATTCGGAGATGGCAAGACATCAAGAACCCGGGAAGCGTCAATCAGGACCCGATCTTCAAGAGCTACAGCTTGCCCCCGAACGAAGTCGGGTACCCGGGTGGCATCTTCAACCCCCTCAACTTCGCCCCGACGGTCGAGGCAAAAGAAAAGGAGGTTGCCAACG GGAGACTAGCAATGCTGGCATTTTTGGGATTCATTATTCAGCACAACGTGACCGGAAAAGGGCCGTTCGACAACCTGTTGCAGCATCTGTCTGATCCATGGCACAACACCATTATTCAGACATTCAATTAA
- the LOC121750299 gene encoding cyclic dof factor 1-like: protein MKEPEIKLFGRKIVLPENAGAVAATESSGRSSDRNGDLDRCLEEVEDEKQLHAHEDQELEECETRDQNVEDPSVAGVSGNEEADASNGQQKEALKRPDKILPCPRCNSMDTKFCYYNNYNVKQPRHFCKSCQRYWTAGGTMRNVAVGAGRRKNKNLASKARVDPPFGPNGTVLSFSPDATLCESMASVVNLSDKRAPDEVTNDKNDRSMRSSVTISSSVAQVVKNGLPQLVVPNLNGALFPIPYIPGVAWPIPWNPAIPFPAICPPGYPMPVYPAPYWNCSTPNPCNVSWVPTTPPATNQTTSTSDPNSPLGKHSRNGELLKPGNSPGLELSESRDSESSILVPKTLRIDDPEEAAKSSIWETLGIKYDSVSREGLFKALQPKGDEKKLMISASPALQANPAALSRSITFQEGA, encoded by the exons ATGAAGGAACCGGAGATCAAGCTCTTTGGCCGCAAGATCGTCTTACCGGAAAACGCCGGAGCTGTCGCAGCCACCGAGTCATCCGGCCGGAGCAGCGACCGCAACGGCGACTTAGACCGCTGCTTGGAAGAGGTTGAAGATGAAAAGCAACTGCATGCTCATGAG GATCAAGAATTAGAAGAGTGTGAAACTAGGGATCAAAATGTAGAGGATCCATCGGTCGCCGGCGTGTCAGGAAACGAGGAAGCCGATGCGAGCAACGGGCAGCAGAAGGAGGCTCTGAAGAGGCCGGACAAGATCCTGCCCTGCCCTCGTTGCAATAGCATGGACACCAAGTTTTGCTACTACAACAACTACAATGTTAAACAGCCTCGCCATTTTTGCAAGAGCTGCCAGAGGTATTGGACTGCCGGAGGCACCATGAGGAACGTCGCTGTGGGGGCTGGCCGCCGCAAGAACAAGAATTTGGCCTCCAAGGCTAGGGTGGATCCGCCTTTCGGGCCGAACGGCACTGTCCTCTCCTTCAGCCCTGATGCTACCTTATGCGAGTCCATGGCCTCGGTTGTGAATCTCTCCGATAAGAGAGCTCCCGATGAGGTTACGAACGATAAGAATGATCGTTCAATGAGATCATCCGTTACAATATCCAGCTCTGTGGCACAAGTGGTCAAGAATGGCCTACCACAACTCGTCGTGCCTAATTTAAATGGCGCCCTGTTTCCTATTCCTTACATTCCAGGAGTGGCCTGGCCGATTCCTTGGAATCCCGCCATACCCTTCCCGGCAATTTGCCCCCCGGGCTACCCAATGCCGGTCTATCCCGCACCGTATTGGAATTGTAGCACGCCCAATCCTTGTAACGTGTCGTGGGTGCCAACAACCCCTCCGGCTACAAACCAAACGACTAGTACGTCCGATCCCAACTCTCCACTAGGTAAACATTCGAGAAATGGCGAATTGCTTAAGCCAGGCAATTCTCCAGGGCTCGAGCTTTCTGAGTCGAGGGATTCAGAAAGCTCGATCTTGGTTCCTAAGACACTGAGGATCGATGATCCAGAGGAGGCCGCAAAGAGTTCTATATGGGAAACACTCGGGATCAAGTATGATTCGGTTAGTAGGGAAGGTTTGTTTAAGGCCTTGCAACCAAAGGGCGACGAGAAAAAGCTAATGATCTCTGCCTCACCGGCACTGCAAGCCAATCCGGCTGCCTTGTCGCGTTCCATTACCTTCCAAGAGGGGGCCTAA